In Mycobacterium gallinarum, a single window of DNA contains:
- a CDS encoding homogentisate 1,2-dioxygenase, with the protein MESFVHLRKGRTPRRLHADLDGLKDDELGRGGFTGRTANMYRRNDPTAFRSVGPLRPVDVLSSELKPSDASDAAGGPLLMFSNADCLVMLSRRSEPMPFFVRYVDGDLLSFVHKGSGLLETEFGPLRYREGDWVYIPKACTFRQVPDEESTLLMIQATDEFRVPAPGYLGRHFPFDPSQAVIPEASPIDDDGRDEYEVRLIHSPIDGVGTTSLFYQHHPLDVAGWRGDNFAFTFNIDDYNVVTSNSVHLPPTVHLFMEATGVYVMNFLPKPAESVPGTERTPWYHRNVDFDEIAFFHGGSLYGIPMPPGLVSHAPQGVHHGAPEKARERARRKFDDYDKVDWSVIAIDTRRRLVPSEEVLANDLGQH; encoded by the coding sequence ATGGAATCCTTTGTTCACCTCCGAAAAGGCCGTACTCCCCGACGACTGCACGCCGATCTGGATGGGCTGAAAGACGACGAACTCGGGCGCGGCGGCTTCACCGGCCGCACGGCGAACATGTATCGGCGCAACGACCCGACGGCATTCCGCTCGGTCGGCCCATTGCGGCCCGTCGACGTGCTGTCGTCGGAGCTCAAACCGAGCGACGCGAGCGACGCCGCCGGCGGTCCACTGCTGATGTTCAGCAATGCCGACTGCCTCGTGATGCTGTCGCGGCGCAGCGAGCCGATGCCGTTCTTCGTCCGCTACGTCGACGGCGACCTGCTCAGCTTCGTCCACAAGGGCTCGGGTCTGCTCGAGACGGAGTTCGGGCCCCTGCGCTACCGCGAGGGCGACTGGGTCTACATACCCAAGGCGTGCACCTTCCGCCAGGTGCCCGACGAAGAGTCGACACTGCTCATGATCCAGGCCACTGACGAGTTCCGGGTCCCGGCACCGGGGTACCTCGGTCGGCACTTCCCCTTCGATCCATCGCAGGCCGTCATCCCGGAGGCGTCGCCCATCGACGACGATGGGCGTGACGAGTACGAGGTCCGGCTGATCCACTCCCCAATAGATGGGGTGGGGACGACTTCTCTCTTCTACCAACATCATCCGCTGGACGTGGCGGGCTGGCGCGGCGACAATTTCGCGTTCACCTTCAACATCGACGACTACAACGTGGTGACGTCGAACAGCGTGCACCTGCCACCCACGGTGCACCTGTTCATGGAGGCCACCGGCGTCTACGTGATGAACTTCCTGCCCAAGCCCGCCGAAAGCGTGCCAGGCACCGAGCGCACGCCGTGGTACCACCGCAACGTCGACTTCGACGAGATCGCGTTCTTCCACGGTGGATCGCTCTACGGGATCCCGATGCCGCCCGGCTTGGTTTCCCATGCGCCGCAAGGGGTTCACCACGGTGCACCAGAGAAGGCGCGCGAGCGGGCCCGCCGCAAGTTCGATGACTACGACAAGGTCGACTGGTCGGTGATCGCGATCGACACCAGGCGTCGCCTCGTCCCGTCCGAAGAGGTACTCGCCAACGATCTGGGGCAGCACTAG
- a CDS encoding nitroreductase/quinone reductase family protein, with the protein MADDLRDRITKTFQKNVANRMMRLMPFQTLLETTGRKSGEPRRTPLGGRREGDQFWFVSEFGDKSQYVKNIQANPKVRVRINGRWHRGTAHLVPDDDPHARLRSLPQFNSFGVRTFGTNLLTIRVDLES; encoded by the coding sequence ATGGCCGACGATCTGCGTGATCGGATCACGAAAACCTTCCAGAAGAACGTCGCCAACCGAATGATGCGGCTGATGCCGTTCCAGACGCTGCTGGAAACCACCGGCCGCAAGAGCGGTGAGCCCCGCCGCACGCCTCTGGGTGGACGCCGCGAGGGCGACCAGTTCTGGTTCGTCTCGGAATTCGGCGACAAGTCGCAGTACGTCAAGAACATCCAGGCGAATCCGAAGGTCCGCGTCCGGATCAACGGCAGGTGGCATCGCGGCACTGCGCACTTGGTGCCCGACGACGACCCGCACGCACGGCTGCGCTCACTACCTCAGTTCAACAGCTTCGGCGTGCGGACGTTCGGCACCAACCTGCTGACCATCCGGGTCGACCTCGAGAGCTGA
- a CDS encoding TetR/AcrR family transcriptional regulator, producing MAKARATRLAVEDWIQAGYAVLAEEGIKSLKVDRLCTRLGVTKGSFYWHFADIASYRVALVDAWGASRDEERRHFGTSTDVPARERLSQMMTTLVDARHWTLERAMREWARTDERVAASVRAADRRVVAAVRQAFLDYGFDAEEADLRATATFAVGIGFLHLSGAKPSARGAARRERFLDIMLTR from the coding sequence ATGGCAAAGGCTCGCGCCACTCGCCTGGCCGTGGAGGACTGGATCCAGGCCGGCTATGCGGTCCTTGCCGAGGAAGGCATCAAGTCGCTGAAGGTTGACCGGTTGTGCACCCGCCTCGGCGTGACCAAAGGCAGTTTTTACTGGCATTTCGCCGATATCGCGAGCTATCGCGTCGCGCTGGTCGACGCGTGGGGCGCCTCCAGAGACGAGGAACGGCGCCACTTCGGCACGTCGACTGACGTGCCTGCCCGGGAGCGGCTCTCGCAAATGATGACAACGCTGGTTGACGCTCGGCATTGGACACTGGAGCGCGCAATGCGGGAATGGGCCCGCACCGACGAGAGAGTGGCCGCCAGCGTCCGCGCCGCGGACCGGCGTGTCGTGGCCGCGGTGCGCCAGGCATTTCTCGACTACGGGTTCGATGCCGAGGAGGCCGACCTGCGCGCAACCGCCACTTTTGCGGTCGGAATAGGGTTCCTGCATCTGTCCGGGGCGAAACCCAGCGCCCGGGGAGCCGCGCGGCGGGAACGCTTCCTCGACATCATGCTGACGCGCTGA
- a CDS encoding esterase family protein: MSFIDKIRRPWARRLTMAAVAAALLPGVVGLTGQSPTAEAFSRPGLPVEYLMVPSPSMGRDIKVQFQKGTGSKAVYLLDGLRARDDFNGWDLETQAFEWYFDTPLSIIMPVGGQSSFYSDWYAPACGKNGCQTYKWETFLTSELPNWLAAERGVSTTGNAAVGLSMAGNSAMILSVYHPQQFIYAGSLSAFLNPSEGQWPFLINMAMGDAGGYKANDMWGPTEDPNSAWKRNDPMLQIPALVANNTRLWVYCGNGTPNELGGANLPATFLEGLTIRTNETFRDNYIAAGGKNAVFNFPPYGTHSWEYWGQQLQQMKPDLISTLGS; this comes from the coding sequence ATGAGCTTCATTGACAAGATTCGACGTCCCTGGGCGCGCCGGCTCACCATGGCTGCCGTAGCGGCGGCCCTGCTGCCCGGCGTAGTGGGCCTCACGGGGCAGTCTCCGACCGCTGAGGCGTTCTCGCGGCCCGGTCTGCCGGTGGAGTACTTGATGGTCCCCTCGCCGTCGATGGGCCGCGATATCAAGGTGCAGTTCCAGAAAGGCACCGGGTCGAAGGCTGTGTACCTGCTCGACGGTCTGCGTGCCCGCGACGACTTCAACGGCTGGGACCTCGAGACCCAGGCGTTCGAGTGGTACTTCGACACCCCGTTGTCGATCATCATGCCGGTCGGCGGTCAGTCCAGCTTCTACAGCGACTGGTATGCGCCGGCCTGTGGCAAGAACGGTTGCCAGACCTACAAGTGGGAGACCTTCCTGACGAGCGAGCTGCCGAACTGGCTGGCCGCCGAACGCGGAGTGTCCACGACCGGCAACGCCGCCGTCGGCCTGTCGATGGCGGGCAACTCGGCGATGATCCTCTCGGTCTATCATCCACAGCAGTTCATCTATGCCGGGTCGCTGTCGGCCTTCCTCAACCCGTCCGAGGGACAGTGGCCGTTCCTGATCAACATGGCGATGGGCGACGCCGGCGGATACAAGGCCAACGACATGTGGGGCCCGACCGAAGACCCGAACAGCGCGTGGAAGCGCAATGACCCGATGCTTCAGATCCCCGCGCTGGTGGCCAACAACACCCGCCTGTGGGTCTACTGCGGCAACGGAACGCCCAACGAACTGGGCGGCGCGAACCTCCCCGCCACCTTCCTCGAGGGTCTGACGATCCGGACGAACGAGACGTTCCGCGACAACTACATCGCCGCGGGCGGCAAAAACGCCGTGTTCAACTTCCCGCCTTACGGCACGCACAGCTGGGAGTACTGGGGCCAGCAACTTCAGCAGATGAAGCCCGACCTGATCTCGACCCTGGGCTCGTAG
- a CDS encoding acyl-CoA dehydrogenase, with the protein MTAVSATPAITPEFVARLAERAPEAERIRRLPAETVADVTASGFTELLVPARFGGQQAAWPSILDPVRRMAHGCASSAWTLGFYALHNWMLALFDERAQEEAFATRPFLAPAPLAPTGRGVPSGDGIRLTGRWSWATGVMDGNWIMVGAICGPDEDPAAIYPALALLPISDVRIEDVWHTDGMRATGSNDVVITDAFVPHHRLVRVADIYSGTAPGAGLHDADTYRWPMVPALSLLAAMPALGSAERVAEVYAERLGERILAYEGVTQKEKPLAQARLGEARVRLRALRGLLADTVGDIEAVVASGDPVPRPVRAEARLAAAHIVRESRSVIADLLEASGASVHFADNPLQRIKRDVDVLAGHVVFDYDTSRELAGALTLGMKVSRTAMV; encoded by the coding sequence GTGACCGCGGTTTCGGCCACCCCGGCCATCACCCCCGAGTTTGTCGCCCGGCTGGCCGAGCGCGCGCCAGAAGCCGAGCGGATACGCCGCTTACCTGCCGAAACGGTCGCCGACGTCACCGCTTCGGGCTTTACCGAACTGCTGGTGCCCGCCCGCTTCGGCGGTCAGCAGGCCGCGTGGCCGTCGATCCTCGATCCGGTTCGGCGGATGGCGCACGGCTGTGCGTCGAGCGCGTGGACGCTTGGCTTCTATGCCCTGCACAACTGGATGCTTGCGCTGTTCGACGAGCGTGCTCAGGAGGAGGCGTTCGCGACGCGCCCGTTCCTCGCGCCCGCGCCGCTGGCGCCGACGGGCCGAGGCGTGCCGTCCGGCGACGGCATCCGGTTGACCGGCCGGTGGTCGTGGGCGACGGGCGTGATGGACGGCAACTGGATCATGGTGGGTGCGATCTGCGGCCCCGATGAGGATCCGGCCGCTATTTATCCGGCGCTGGCCCTACTACCCATCTCCGACGTCCGCATCGAGGACGTCTGGCACACCGACGGCATGCGGGCCACTGGATCCAACGACGTGGTCATCACCGATGCGTTTGTCCCCCACCACCGGCTTGTCCGCGTCGCCGATATCTATTCCGGCACCGCGCCGGGCGCCGGGCTTCACGACGCCGACACCTACCGTTGGCCGATGGTGCCCGCCCTGTCGCTGTTGGCGGCCATGCCGGCACTGGGCAGCGCGGAGCGCGTCGCGGAGGTCTACGCCGAGCGGCTCGGCGAGCGCATCCTCGCGTACGAAGGCGTCACGCAGAAGGAGAAGCCGCTGGCGCAGGCACGGCTTGGCGAGGCGCGCGTCCGGCTGCGTGCGCTGCGCGGACTGCTGGCCGACACCGTCGGAGATATCGAAGCCGTTGTCGCGTCGGGTGACCCGGTGCCGCGGCCGGTACGAGCCGAGGCCCGCCTCGCGGCCGCGCACATCGTGCGCGAGTCGCGGTCGGTGATCGCCGATCTGCTGGAGGCGTCCGGCGCCAGCGTGCACTTCGCCGACAATCCGCTGCAGCGCATCAAACGCGACGTCGATGTTCTTGCCGGTCATGTGGTGTTCGACTACGACACCAGTCGCGAACTTGCCGGAGCGCTCACACTGGGCATGAAGGTCTCGCGCACCGCGATGGTCTAA
- a CDS encoding acyl-CoA dehydrogenase family protein encodes MTNTLPSNNGSAPRRKRKGNESAVGLRKHKRTATDVALALVTPLVGQEFLDRHKLREPLNGGLKYGVKQVFSVAGAASRQFKRASGAQGGPTRLKKSGSDYFDLTPDDEQQMIVDTVGEFAEEVMRPAARDADESATYPPDLVAKAAELGVTAINVPEDFDGIAAHRAAVTNVLVAEALAYGDMGLALPILAPAGVASALTHWGSADQQTTYLKEFAGENVPQACVAISEPRPLFDPTSLKTTAVRTPSGYRLDGVKSLVPAAADAELFIVAAQLNGKPALFIVESSSQGVSVKADPSMGIRAAALGQVELENVIVPLSARLGEDGASDQDYSEAIALSRLGWASLSVGTAHAVLDYVVPYVKERQAFGEPIAHRQAVAFMCANIAIELDGLRLITWRGAARADQGLPFAREAALAKRLGADKGMQIGLDGVQLLGGHGYTKEHPVERWYRDLRAIGVAEGVVVI; translated from the coding sequence ATGACCAATACCCTGCCGTCGAACAATGGATCCGCACCGCGGCGAAAGCGCAAAGGCAACGAAAGTGCGGTCGGCCTGCGCAAGCACAAGCGCACCGCGACAGACGTGGCGCTGGCACTGGTCACACCGCTGGTCGGCCAGGAGTTCCTCGACCGCCACAAACTGCGCGAGCCGCTGAACGGCGGTCTCAAGTACGGCGTGAAGCAGGTGTTCTCCGTCGCCGGCGCGGCCAGCCGTCAGTTCAAGCGCGCCTCCGGCGCCCAGGGTGGGCCCACCAGGCTGAAGAAGAGCGGCTCGGACTACTTCGACCTGACGCCCGACGACGAGCAGCAGATGATCGTCGACACGGTCGGCGAGTTCGCCGAGGAAGTGATGCGCCCCGCGGCCCGCGATGCCGACGAGTCCGCGACCTATCCGCCCGATCTCGTCGCCAAGGCCGCCGAACTCGGTGTCACGGCGATCAACGTCCCCGAAGACTTCGACGGAATCGCCGCCCATCGCGCAGCGGTCACCAACGTGCTCGTCGCCGAGGCTCTCGCCTACGGCGACATGGGTCTCGCGCTTCCGATCCTGGCCCCCGCAGGCGTCGCCTCGGCTCTCACCCACTGGGGAAGCGCCGACCAGCAGACGACCTACCTGAAGGAGTTCGCAGGCGAGAATGTGCCGCAGGCGTGCGTGGCGATCTCCGAGCCGCGCCCCCTGTTCGATCCGACCTCGCTGAAGACGACGGCGGTTCGCACCCCGAGCGGCTACCGCCTCGACGGCGTCAAGTCACTGGTGCCCGCCGCCGCAGACGCCGAATTATTCATTGTGGCAGCACAACTCAACGGCAAGCCAGCCCTGTTCATCGTTGAATCGTCGTCGCAAGGGGTATCCGTCAAGGCGGACCCGAGCATGGGTATCCGGGCCGCGGCTCTCGGACAGGTCGAACTGGAGAACGTCATCGTCCCGCTGTCCGCGCGTCTTGGCGAGGACGGAGCCAGCGATCAGGACTATTCGGAGGCCATCGCGCTGTCCCGCCTCGGCTGGGCGTCGCTTTCGGTCGGCACGGCGCATGCGGTGCTCGACTACGTGGTGCCATATGTCAAGGAGCGGCAGGCATTCGGCGAACCGATCGCGCACCGGCAGGCGGTCGCGTTCATGTGCGCCAACATCGCGATCGAGCTCGACGGTCTGCGATTGATCACCTGGCGCGGCGCCGCACGCGCCGATCAGGGTCTGCCGTTCGCCCGGGAAGCTGCGCTGGCCAAGCGACTCGGCGCCGACAAGGGCATGCAGATCGGACTCGATGGAGTGCAACTGCTCGGTGGCCACGGCTACACCAAGGAGCACCCGGTCGAACGCTGGTACCGCGATCTGCGGGCGATCGGTGTCGCCGAGGGTGTCGTCGTTATCTAG
- a CDS encoding acrylyl-CoA reductase family protein, translating into MSEVNALVAHQDAEGSITLQHEVVDASFLPDGDVQIGVEYSGINYKDALAITPKGGVARAYPLIPGIDVAGTVTSSSSPEFAVGDRVVAHGYDIGTGRHGGYADTARYPADYLVKLDELTTAEAAAIGTAGFTAAMSVNAIRAAGIQPADGPILVTGATGGVGSVSVDLLAGLGYEVVASSGKAEAHDWLMELGATQVIGRLPAEGEKVRALGKSQWAGVVDSVGGDTLAYALSTLNYGGTAAISGLARSADLPTTVMPFILRGVTLAGIDSVQLPIGARRDVWRQLAGELKPRHLGSITKDVSVLEAPHTLRTIIGGGVTGRTRVVVHDGF; encoded by the coding sequence ATGTCTGAAGTCAATGCGTTGGTCGCGCACCAGGACGCCGAGGGATCCATCACGCTGCAGCACGAGGTCGTCGACGCGTCCTTCCTGCCCGACGGCGATGTCCAGATTGGCGTCGAATACTCGGGGATCAACTACAAGGACGCCCTGGCGATCACGCCGAAGGGCGGAGTCGCGCGGGCGTACCCGCTGATTCCCGGCATCGATGTCGCCGGAACGGTCACCTCGAGCTCGTCCCCTGAATTCGCCGTGGGTGACCGCGTCGTCGCCCATGGTTACGACATCGGCACCGGTCGCCACGGCGGCTACGCGGACACCGCGCGCTACCCCGCCGACTATCTGGTGAAGCTCGACGAGTTGACCACCGCCGAGGCCGCGGCTATCGGCACGGCGGGATTCACTGCGGCCATGAGCGTCAACGCGATTCGTGCGGCGGGCATACAGCCGGCCGACGGCCCGATTCTGGTTACCGGTGCGACGGGCGGGGTCGGCAGCGTCAGCGTCGATCTGCTGGCTGGACTCGGGTACGAGGTGGTCGCGTCCAGCGGTAAGGCCGAAGCCCACGACTGGCTGATGGAACTGGGCGCCACGCAGGTGATCGGTCGGCTACCCGCAGAGGGGGAGAAGGTGCGGGCGCTCGGCAAGTCGCAGTGGGCCGGCGTCGTCGACAGCGTGGGCGGCGACACCCTGGCCTACGCGTTGAGCACATTGAATTACGGTGGGACTGCGGCGATTTCAGGTCTGGCCCGGTCGGCTGACCTACCGACGACGGTGATGCCGTTCATTCTGCGCGGCGTAACCCTGGCTGGCATCGATTCAGTACAGCTGCCGATCGGGGCGCGTCGCGACGTGTGGCGTCAACTCGCGGGCGAGCTCAAGCCGCGTCACCTGGGCAGCATCACCAAGGACGTCTCGGTGCTCGAGGCGCCGCACACGCTGCGCACGATCATCGGCGGCGGCGTCACCGGCCGCACGCGCGTGGTCGTGCACGACGGATTCTGA
- a CDS encoding acyl-CoA dehydrogenase family protein translates to MAINLELPKKLEAVIDMAHNGAAEMLRPISRKWDLREHEYPVELDTLATLFEGISGANAIAFAGAEAFAAGEARDVNHNGANMSAVLNVMEVSWGDVALMLSVPRQGLGNAAISSVATREQLDKLGKDVWAAMAITEPGFGSDSAAVTTTAKLDGDEYVINGEKIYVTAGSRATHIVVWATLDKSMGRAAIKSFIVPREHPGVTVERLEDKLGIKASDTAVIRFDNARIPKENLLGSPDVEVEKGFAGVMETFDNTRPVVAAMAVGIARAALEELRKILTEAGVEISYDKPSHAQSAPAAEFLRMESDWESAYLLMVRSAWQADNNIPNSKEASMGKAKAGRVASDITLKAVELAGTVGYSEQTLLEKWARDSKILDIFEGTQQIQQLVVARRLLGLSSSELK, encoded by the coding sequence ATGGCAATCAATCTGGAACTGCCGAAGAAGCTCGAAGCAGTGATCGACATGGCGCACAACGGCGCCGCCGAGATGCTGCGGCCGATCTCACGCAAATGGGATCTGCGGGAACACGAGTACCCGGTCGAACTCGACACGCTGGCCACCCTCTTCGAGGGTATCTCGGGCGCCAACGCCATCGCCTTCGCGGGCGCCGAAGCGTTCGCGGCCGGAGAAGCCAGAGACGTCAACCACAATGGCGCCAACATGTCGGCCGTGCTCAACGTGATGGAAGTCAGTTGGGGCGACGTCGCATTGATGTTGTCGGTGCCGCGCCAGGGCCTCGGCAACGCCGCGATCTCCAGCGTGGCGACTCGTGAACAGCTCGACAAGCTCGGCAAGGACGTATGGGCCGCGATGGCGATCACCGAACCGGGCTTCGGGTCCGACTCGGCCGCGGTGACGACCACGGCGAAGCTCGACGGCGACGAGTACGTCATCAACGGCGAGAAGATCTATGTCACCGCGGGATCGCGCGCCACCCACATCGTGGTGTGGGCGACCCTGGACAAGTCGATGGGCCGCGCGGCGATCAAGTCGTTCATCGTGCCGCGCGAACACCCCGGCGTCACCGTCGAACGCCTCGAGGACAAGCTCGGCATCAAGGCCTCCGACACGGCCGTCATCCGGTTCGACAACGCGCGCATCCCGAAGGAAAACCTGCTCGGCAGCCCGGACGTCGAGGTCGAGAAGGGCTTCGCGGGCGTCATGGAGACCTTCGACAACACCCGTCCGGTGGTGGCCGCGATGGCCGTCGGCATCGCGCGCGCCGCGCTCGAGGAGCTGCGCAAGATCCTCACCGAAGCCGGTGTGGAGATCTCCTACGACAAGCCCTCGCACGCGCAAAGCGCGCCCGCCGCCGAGTTCCTGCGGATGGAGTCCGATTGGGAGTCGGCGTATCTACTGATGGTGCGTTCGGCGTGGCAGGCCGACAACAACATCCCGAACTCCAAGGAAGCGTCGATGGGCAAGGCCAAGGCCGGCCGCGTCGCCAGTGACATCACGCTCAAGGCCGTCGAATTGGCAGGCACCGTCGGCTATTCCGAGCAGACGCTGCTGGAAAAGTGGGCCCGCGACAGCAAGATCCTCGACATCTTCGAGGGCACCCAGCAGATTCAGCAGCTGGTGGTTGCCCGTCGGCTGCTGGGCCTGTCGTCGTCCGAGCTGAAGTAG